One Simonsiella muelleri ATCC 29453 DNA window includes the following coding sequences:
- a CDS encoding tape measure protein, translated as MAGNLDFKLRLDAEVRQFIQQMQQAGHTAQAVGKAIENALNVQPNAQGLNLAVQHAQQLESQLHGVNQSLATMQTNIRAATQAQQHQIQAAQQLAHANQQAANASGSLNTQQTQIASSISSIGKLGAVTAGVTASFWALKEGVQAVVDTTMQFDGIERKLEYAFGAENAAKQLEFVRETADKLGLELKGLGSEYGNFAAATKNMNITHEQTQQIFKGVASGAAAMGMTAEQSSGAFMALTQIASKGKVSMEELRGQLSEHMPAAMGIAAKAMGVTTAELENMVGAGLSAEEFLPKLGAAMQEAFGGQAEQNANSLSGSINKLKNEFSELLNWLGENGVGDAVKTVAHDISEMLNDAQDKLKSFADSPEAERLKAVFENVYGLLKDVVSGVVDTFSELYGLLNDVGAAIAGLFNHEAAQNFSLAQNLIDSLNIAVGVLRDAFTGLKVVFYVVGAAIKQVLSDILSGMGYIADKIPFLGKVADELDAAAKRMEKSSKESLEKAGDAVMQYGSNTKKAMGEALETVLQKQTRLRKETSDLYAQASRLAKEAADAQILANAAIGTASEATAKKQAEDAQKAATAAKIAADESNQAWQKSMGIEAPKAVETLKQKIDETTKQLADAKSAANGLGLDLQAAMLKPTQATQATLEKINALGNGFDALAKNGYQAGVLLQQALNKAVDSSANQADIEALRAKYQEFGESGKLSAVQVEAGFLSLDKKLLDIQAATDPIQAAFKRLGVESLASADLAKRQAEADLQAIEQSGQASEMALEKARQKVLDLKNAADPTADAFKQLGIKTKEALAQAANEQMQAFEKVKASGQATQADLQKAFEQTAQTAINSGDQTAIAWVQSQAAAYNYAVTVDATGKASLQAAAQTQQAADTQIQAHQQVTQAATESAQAQSQAAKAVVENVENVGKAAEFSQHKMSDLGSKVHETLKKMGAYATFGTASWANTLRSVQDMYININQTVQRLNEETENGGNIAEHLARAELMAANNARKLDKTTLNNLHQAIDKARQKMQQLADEAANARREAEKELLRAQGRDGDVQKLEQQEKLNALKRKQAQAQKTGNRQAQDDYAAAIAAQQAAYQAQAEREAEQQREQQQREAEQERERQQQQREAEQQRLQQQRQAEQQRQQQERERLQREAEQMRFRLPENKVDLSDMDWRGMQFDFSGVTEALAARDNQIKQQIPNLIKELMPQIAQELIKQIQKDNKRSM; from the coding sequence ATGGCAGGGAATTTGGATTTTAAATTGCGCCTTGATGCAGAAGTGCGTCAGTTTATTCAGCAAATGCAGCAAGCTGGACATACTGCTCAAGCAGTGGGTAAGGCGATTGAAAACGCGCTGAATGTGCAACCTAATGCTCAAGGCTTAAATCTGGCAGTGCAGCACGCGCAACAGCTTGAAAGCCAGTTGCATGGGGTAAACCAAAGTTTAGCCACGATGCAAACCAATATTCGGGCTGCCACACAGGCGCAACAGCATCAAATTCAGGCAGCACAACAATTAGCACACGCTAATCAGCAAGCCGCCAATGCTTCAGGCAGCCTGAATACGCAGCAAACGCAAATTGCGTCTTCTATTAGCAGTATCGGAAAATTAGGCGCGGTAACAGCTGGTGTAACCGCATCGTTTTGGGCGTTAAAAGAAGGCGTTCAAGCAGTGGTAGATACCACGATGCAGTTTGACGGTATTGAGAGGAAGCTGGAATATGCTTTTGGCGCAGAAAATGCCGCTAAACAGCTTGAATTTGTGCGTGAAACGGCTGATAAACTGGGCTTGGAGTTAAAAGGCTTAGGCTCGGAATATGGTAACTTTGCCGCTGCCACTAAAAACATGAACATCACGCACGAACAAACGCAACAAATTTTCAAGGGCGTGGCAAGTGGCGCGGCTGCTATGGGTATGACAGCTGAACAATCTAGTGGCGCATTCATGGCTCTAACGCAAATTGCTTCCAAAGGCAAGGTGTCTATGGAAGAGTTGCGCGGTCAATTATCGGAGCATATGCCAGCAGCTATGGGGATTGCTGCTAAAGCAATGGGTGTTACCACGGCTGAATTGGAAAATATGGTCGGGGCTGGATTGTCGGCTGAAGAGTTTTTGCCGAAATTGGGCGCGGCGATGCAAGAAGCGTTTGGTGGTCAAGCGGAACAAAATGCCAATTCGCTTTCAGGCAGCATCAATAAGCTGAAAAATGAGTTTTCAGAATTATTGAATTGGCTGGGCGAAAATGGCGTAGGCGATGCGGTGAAAACGGTAGCGCATGATATTAGCGAGATGCTGAATGATGCGCAGGATAAATTGAAATCGTTTGCAGATTCGCCTGAAGCGGAACGCTTGAAAGCGGTGTTTGAAAATGTTTACGGCTTGCTAAAAGATGTTGTTAGCGGTGTAGTAGATACTTTTAGTGAATTGTATGGCTTGCTGAATGATGTAGGCGCAGCGATTGCTGGGTTGTTTAATCATGAAGCCGCACAGAATTTTAGTTTGGCTCAAAATTTAATTGATAGCTTAAATATTGCCGTCGGTGTATTGCGCGATGCGTTTACTGGCTTAAAGGTGGTGTTTTATGTTGTCGGTGCAGCGATTAAGCAGGTGTTGTCGGATATTCTAAGCGGTATGGGCTATATTGCCGACAAGATTCCATTTTTGGGCAAAGTGGCTGATGAATTAGACGCGGCCGCTAAGCGCATGGAAAAAAGCAGCAAGGAGAGTTTAGAAAAAGCTGGCGATGCAGTCATGCAGTATGGCAGCAACACCAAAAAAGCAATGGGCGAAGCACTTGAAACCGTTTTGCAAAAACAAACGCGTTTACGCAAAGAGACATCTGATTTATATGCGCAAGCATCACGTTTAGCCAAAGAAGCGGCTGATGCACAGATTTTAGCCAATGCTGCCATTGGTACAGCATCGGAAGCCACCGCGAAAAAGCAAGCGGAAGATGCGCAAAAAGCCGCTACTGCTGCCAAAATAGCTGCCGATGAAAGCAATCAAGCGTGGCAAAAATCTATGGGGATTGAAGCACCGAAAGCGGTTGAAACACTTAAGCAAAAAATTGATGAAACAACCAAACAATTAGCCGATGCCAAAAGTGCTGCCAATGGCTTGGGTTTGGACTTACAGGCTGCCATGCTGAAACCTACACAAGCAACACAGGCAACGCTGGAGAAAATCAATGCGTTAGGCAACGGATTTGATGCGTTGGCAAAAAATGGTTATCAAGCTGGTGTGTTGTTGCAACAGGCATTAAACAAGGCGGTAGATAGCAGCGCAAATCAGGCAGATATTGAAGCGTTACGCGCTAAGTATCAGGAGTTTGGCGAAAGTGGTAAGTTATCCGCTGTGCAGGTTGAAGCTGGTTTTTTGTCGCTGGATAAAAAATTGCTGGATATTCAGGCTGCCACCGACCCTATTCAGGCTGCCTTTAAGCGTTTGGGTGTGGAAAGTTTGGCATCGGCTGATTTGGCAAAGCGACAAGCTGAAGCGGATTTACAGGCGATTGAACAAAGCGGACAGGCTTCTGAAATGGCGTTGGAAAAAGCGCGTCAGAAAGTGTTGGATTTGAAAAACGCTGCCGACCCTACGGCTGATGCGTTTAAGCAATTAGGCATCAAAACGAAAGAAGCATTAGCGCAAGCTGCCAACGAACAGATGCAAGCCTTTGAAAAAGTGAAAGCAAGCGGACAAGCCACGCAAGCGGATTTGCAAAAGGCTTTTGAACAAACCGCGCAAACCGCAATCAATAGCGGAGACCAAACGGCTATTGCGTGGGTTCAATCACAAGCCGCCGCCTACAACTATGCGGTAACGGTTGATGCGACAGGCAAAGCCAGTCTTCAGGCAGCCGCGCAAACCCAACAAGCAGCCGATACGCAAATTCAAGCACATCAACAAGTTACCCAAGCGGCGACCGAATCCGCACAAGCGCAAAGCCAAGCCGCCAAAGCAGTTGTGGAAAATGTGGAAAACGTGGGCAAGGCAGCCGAATTCAGCCAGCATAAAATGTCGGATTTAGGCTCAAAAGTCCATGAAACGCTTAAGAAAATGGGCGCGTATGCCACGTTTGGCACGGCTTCATGGGCTAACACGCTGCGTAGCGTACAGGATATGTACATCAACATCAATCAAACCGTCCAACGTTTGAACGAAGAAACCGAAAACGGCGGCAACATCGCCGAACATTTGGCACGCGCCGAACTCATGGCAGCCAATAACGCTAGAAAATTAGACAAAACCACGTTGAATAATTTACACCAAGCGATTGATAAAGCGCGTCAAAAAATGCAACAACTGGCAGACGAAGCCGCCAACGCACGCAGAGAAGCCGAGAAAGAATTGCTCCGCGCACAAGGTCGTGATGGCGATGTGCAAAAATTAGAGCAACAAGAGAAACTAAATGCGCTCAAGCGAAAACAAGCCCAAGCGCAAAAAACAGGCAACCGCCAAGCGCAAGACGATTACGCGGCTGCCATTGCTGCCCAACAAGCCGCTTACCAAGCCCAAGCCGAGCGCGAAGCCGAACAACAGCGCGAACAACAACAGCGTGAAGCCGAACAAGAACGTGAACGCCAACAACAACAGCGCGAAGCCGAACAACAGCGTTTGCAGCAACAACGCCAAGCCGAACAGCAACGCCAACAGCAAGAACGCGAACGTTTGCAGCGCGAAGCCGAACAAATGCGGTTCAGGCTGCCTGAAAACAAGGTGGATTTAAGCGACATGGATTGGCGTGGTATGCAATTTGATTTTAGTGGTGTAACCGAAGCACTGGCAGCGCGTGATAACCAAATTAAACAGCAAATCCCAAATTTAATTAAAGAGTTAATGCCACAAATCGCCCAAGAACTCATTAAACAAATTCAAAAAGATAACAAACGGAGTATGTGA
- a CDS encoding phage tail terminator protein, which yields MKDYFAVGKAIESRLAETMGQDFDLICSPFTANDPNVLKKLAVSAHINQLPSSFENSTGNGERQTETQKWQVSLVFQSPQTVQEEAALREKAGALCLKLRQALQGFKPFDAECKPLRAVGNQFYLTDDCRFRIFAFTFTSVCVI from the coding sequence GTGAAAGATTATTTTGCAGTAGGCAAGGCGATTGAATCGCGCTTAGCTGAAACCATGGGGCAAGATTTTGATTTAATTTGCAGCCCTTTTACCGCTAACGACCCAAATGTTTTGAAAAAGCTGGCAGTGTCGGCGCATATTAATCAGTTACCCAGTTCGTTTGAAAACAGTACAGGCAATGGGGAACGACAGACAGAAACGCAAAAATGGCAAGTTTCGCTGGTGTTTCAATCGCCCCAAACGGTGCAAGAAGAAGCGGCTTTGCGTGAAAAGGCTGGTGCGTTGTGCTTGAAATTGCGCCAAGCATTACAAGGATTTAAACCGTTTGATGCGGAATGTAAGCCTTTGCGAGCGGTGGGCAATCAGTTTTATTTAACTGATGATTGTCGGTTTCGGATTTTTGCATTCACGTTCACATCGGTGTGTGTGATTTGA
- a CDS encoding phage virion morphogenesis protein has product MIRVIAQFNAPIWLPLDKLAAVDLANPMREIGRKLETSVWQNYNQQRQPDGVPWIPSKRAIQDGGKTLINTGRMLASLSFVSGRDFVEVGYPQGDIPRWLHFGVSQNNLPAREHLGLRDDDETAIHQILSNYFDNLLK; this is encoded by the coding sequence ATGATTCGAGTAATCGCGCAATTTAACGCGCCTATTTGGTTGCCATTGGATAAATTAGCGGCGGTGGATTTAGCTAATCCGATGCGTGAAATTGGGCGCAAACTGGAAACTTCGGTTTGGCAAAATTACAATCAGCAAAGGCAGCCTGACGGTGTGCCTTGGATTCCGTCTAAACGTGCCATTCAAGACGGTGGCAAAACACTGATTAACACAGGGCGTATGTTGGCGAGTTTGTCGTTTGTGTCGGGGCGTGATTTTGTTGAGGTAGGTTATCCGCAAGGGGATATTCCGCGCTGGTTGCATTTTGGCGTATCGCAAAACAATTTACCTGCGCGTGAACATTTGGGTTTACGTGATGACGATGAAACCGCCATTCATCAAATTTTGTCGAATTATTTTGACAATTTGTTGAAATAA
- a CDS encoding DnaT-like ssDNA-binding protein, producing the protein MINNSADSIPFSFGGGESTHSAQSSAYADLKVADAYHGARQSSTVWNGFDDEQKLQRLTSASDFIDRVAPLGYIGQPESVAQIRAFPRVLPDASVAVTPYQVVAACCELALLNDISGSLPNSADLKSIGSVLLKGEECDCDNKEMLLAVQMAVLMLGQFFKRKSVHCVRLGRG; encoded by the coding sequence ATGATTAATAATAGTGCTGATTCTATCCCCTTTTCTTTTGGCGGTGGCGAATCTACGCATTCTGCCCAATCCAGTGCTTATGCGGATTTGAAAGTGGCTGATGCTTATCATGGGGCGCGTCAATCTTCAACTGTATGGAATGGTTTTGATGATGAGCAGAAGTTGCAGCGTTTGACTTCAGCCAGTGATTTTATTGACCGTGTTGCACCTTTAGGCTACATCGGACAGCCTGAAAGTGTGGCACAAATCCGCGCCTTTCCGCGTGTGTTGCCTGATGCTTCGGTGGCGGTTACGCCTTATCAAGTGGTGGCTGCGTGTTGTGAGTTGGCATTGTTGAACGATATTTCAGGCAGCCTGCCTAATTCGGCTGATTTGAAGTCTATCGGCAGCGTGTTACTCAAAGGCGAAGAATGCGACTGTGATAACAAGGAAATGTTGTTGGCGGTGCAAATGGCAGTGTTGATGCTGGGGCAATTTTTTAAACGTAAAAGCGTCCATTGCGTGAGATTGGGGCGTGGCTGA
- a CDS encoding major capsid protein — protein sequence MSFDLQVFNKQTYTVMTEVADQDVAKFNEASGGAIALFNKPFSGDFNIQSAFKAIGGLVRRRNAYGSGSVNAVRLQEMLNVAVKIAVGTAPVEFEQQQYDWTLRNPELAAVQIGTQLAKARLADMLNAGVAAISGNSSMVHDASSSAPTFDVLNSGAAKMGDRSGSLKAWVVHSATMHKLYSNALTNAERLFAYEGVNVIRDPFGRVFVITDSPALSSDSVYHTLGLVDNAIVVNDNNDFRAVLDDKTGEENLKTVYQAEWTFGVSVKGYAWDMANGGKSPTDAAIATPTNWDKVATSNKDTAGVLVKTA from the coding sequence ATGTCTTTTGATTTACAAGTATTTAATAAACAAACTTATACCGTGATGACAGAAGTCGCCGACCAAGATGTTGCTAAATTCAATGAAGCATCAGGTGGTGCAATTGCGTTGTTTAATAAACCATTTTCGGGTGATTTCAATATTCAATCTGCATTTAAAGCAATTGGTGGACTGGTTCGCCGCCGTAATGCTTATGGTTCAGGCAGCGTCAATGCGGTACGCTTGCAAGAAATGTTGAATGTGGCAGTTAAAATTGCAGTAGGTACTGCACCTGTGGAATTTGAACAACAACAATATGACTGGACTTTGCGTAATCCTGAATTGGCAGCAGTACAAATTGGTACACAACTGGCAAAAGCGCGTTTGGCAGATATGTTGAATGCTGGTGTGGCAGCGATTTCAGGTAATTCGTCTATGGTGCATGATGCTTCTAGCAGTGCGCCTACGTTTGATGTGTTGAATTCGGGTGCAGCAAAAATGGGCGATCGTTCAGGCAGCTTAAAAGCATGGGTGGTGCATTCAGCTACGATGCACAAATTGTATTCGAATGCTTTGACCAATGCGGAGCGTTTGTTTGCGTATGAAGGTGTGAATGTGATACGCGACCCATTTGGACGTGTGTTTGTGATTACGGATTCGCCAGCTTTGTCTAGCGATTCGGTTTATCACACGTTGGGCTTGGTGGATAATGCGATTGTGGTAAACGACAACAACGATTTCCGTGCGGTTTTAGACGACAAAACAGGCGAAGAAAACCTAAAAACAGTTTATCAAGCTGAATGGACCTTTGGTGTGTCGGTAAAAGGTTATGCGTGGGATATGGCAAACGGTGGCAAATCGCCTACTGATGCTGCGATTGCGACACCTACCAACTGGGACAAAGTGGCAACTAGCAACAAAGATACGGCTGGCGTATTGGTTAAAACCGCATGA
- a CDS encoding DUF4055 domain-containing protein, translating to MTVSRKTKAVTQMHIHGAMIDALLGGTESMRLCGKTYLPQWANETHEAYQDRLATSTLLPVLKETIGQMVGRVFYKDLDTSQVFGSLKDFLPNIDLQNNSLNVFCAAWFADALTKGASFVLVDFPENINSFTRADEKRLNFRPYTVLIKNSDVLGFRYEMRNGRAVCTQFRYRQMITEYDGEFGEREIEQINVHEIGSVRRYRVNEKGETFIHSQSRLLQNGKPLDVIPIVDLVLEKTGFFTGKPPLLELAYLNIKHWQSQSDQDNITHYVRVPLLQYQGQESIDSVVSSAGSLINVGERGNLSYVEHSGAAIAAGVNALEKLENDMQVAGAKLLTRTKIALTDTQARDEAGREVSLLRHYANLLEDSIGRMLDFMAMWQGETDGGNVEISGSIDADYNPTASLDVLLKMNTAGILSHQTLFDEAKKRGLLSPLRQWKNEQNRLQLQGGLNMDFRQLDDEQNPNQ from the coding sequence ATGACAGTATCCAGAAAAACAAAAGCGGTTACCCAAATGCACATTCACGGCGCAATGATTGATGCACTGCTGGGTGGCACTGAATCCATGCGTTTGTGTGGGAAAACCTATTTACCACAATGGGCAAATGAAACGCACGAAGCCTATCAAGACCGTTTAGCGACTTCTACGCTATTGCCTGTGTTGAAAGAAACCATTGGGCAAATGGTCGGACGTGTGTTTTATAAAGATTTGGACACTAGCCAAGTTTTCGGTAGCTTGAAAGATTTTTTACCCAATATTGATTTGCAAAATAATTCATTAAATGTGTTTTGCGCAGCGTGGTTTGCTGATGCACTAACAAAAGGTGCAAGTTTTGTGTTAGTGGATTTCCCCGAAAATATCAACAGCTTTACGCGTGCCGATGAAAAACGTTTGAATTTTCGCCCTTACACGGTGTTGATTAAAAATAGCGATGTGTTGGGATTTCGTTATGAAATGCGCAATGGACGAGCCGTCTGTACCCAATTTCGCTATCGCCAAATGATTACAGAATATGATGGTGAATTTGGTGAGCGTGAAATTGAACAAATCAATGTGCATGAAATCGGTAGCGTTCGCCGTTATCGGGTGAATGAAAAAGGAGAAACCTTTATTCATTCTCAATCACGCTTATTACAAAACGGTAAACCGCTTGATGTAATTCCTATCGTAGATTTGGTCTTGGAAAAAACAGGCTTTTTTACAGGGAAACCGCCACTTTTAGAGCTGGCGTATTTGAATATCAAACATTGGCAATCACAATCAGACCAAGACAATATCACGCATTATGTGCGCGTACCATTGCTGCAATATCAAGGACAAGAGAGCATTGATAGCGTGGTTAGTAGTGCAGGCAGCCTGATTAACGTGGGAGAAAGAGGTAATTTGTCGTATGTAGAACATTCAGGAGCCGCAATTGCCGCTGGCGTAAACGCGCTGGAAAAATTAGAGAATGATATGCAAGTGGCTGGCGCAAAATTACTCACACGCACCAAAATTGCCCTAACCGATACGCAAGCGCGTGATGAAGCGGGGCGTGAAGTGAGCTTGTTGCGTCATTATGCCAATTTGCTTGAAGACAGTATAGGGCGAATGCTGGATTTTATGGCAATGTGGCAAGGCGAAACAGATGGCGGTAATGTAGAAATTTCAGGCAGCATTGATGCAGATTACAATCCAACAGCCAGCCTTGATGTGTTGCTAAAAATGAACACCGCAGGCATTTTGAGCCATCAAACACTGTTTGACGAAGCCAAAAAACGGGGCTTATTGTCGCCGTTGCGCCAATGGAAAAACGAACAAAACCGCCTTCAATTGCAAGGTGGCTTGAACATGGATTTCAGGCAGCTTGATGATGAACAAAATCCTAATCAATGA
- a CDS encoding PBSX family phage terminase large subunit — MAKIQIKLPAKIQAAFIKPRGTLRYRGFFGGRGSGKSFNVAKMLAIWGYAETLRILCTREFQNSIKESFHAELKAAIASEAFLENAYDVGVDFIRGKNGTEFLFKGLRNNTQSIKSLANIDICVIEEAEDISESAWEVLEPTIRAPKSEIWVIWNPKQRGSATDTRFRQNTPPRSCIVEINHSDNPFFPDVLDEQRKYQQKVLDPARYAWIWEGAYYEQSDAQVFAGKYAVREFTPQSDWNGAYFGLDFGFSQDPTAAIECYVADNCLWIYREAGGVGLELDDTAGCLKSIMPEIDKHIIRADSARPESISYLRRHGLPRIVAVEKGRGSVESGIEFIKTFEKIYVHPSCKQTLNELNLYSYKTDRLSGDVLPVLVDAFNHYLDALRYALEPLIKQASKPKRVDFRL, encoded by the coding sequence ATGGCAAAAATACAGATTAAGTTACCCGCTAAAATTCAGGCTGCCTTTATTAAACCACGTGGCACTTTACGCTATCGCGGCTTTTTTGGTGGGCGTGGCTCTGGGAAATCGTTTAATGTGGCAAAAATGTTGGCAATTTGGGGTTATGCTGAGACGTTGCGAATTTTATGCACACGCGAATTTCAAAACTCCATCAAAGAAAGTTTTCATGCAGAATTGAAAGCTGCAATTGCCAGTGAGGCGTTTTTGGAAAACGCTTATGATGTGGGCGTGGATTTTATCCGTGGCAAAAATGGCACAGAATTTCTGTTCAAAGGTTTACGAAACAACACGCAATCCATTAAATCATTGGCAAATATTGACATTTGTGTCATTGAAGAAGCAGAAGACATTTCTGAAAGCGCGTGGGAAGTGTTGGAACCGACCATTCGTGCTCCAAAATCTGAAATTTGGGTAATTTGGAATCCAAAACAGCGCGGTAGTGCAACAGATACGCGTTTTAGACAAAATACGCCACCGCGTTCATGTATTGTGGAAATCAACCATAGCGATAACCCATTTTTTCCAGATGTGTTAGATGAGCAGCGAAAATATCAACAAAAAGTGCTAGACCCTGCACGGTATGCGTGGATTTGGGAAGGTGCGTATTACGAGCAATCTGACGCGCAAGTCTTCGCTGGGAAATACGCCGTGCGTGAATTTACACCGCAATCAGATTGGAACGGCGCGTATTTCGGATTAGATTTTGGTTTCTCGCAAGACCCTACAGCCGCGATTGAATGCTACGTTGCCGATAATTGCTTGTGGATTTATCGCGAAGCTGGGGGCGTGGGCTTGGAGTTGGACGATACCGCAGGCTGCCTGAAAAGTATCATGCCCGAAATTGATAAACACATCATTCGCGCAGATTCTGCCCGACCCGAAAGTATCAGCTATTTGCGCCGACATGGTTTACCGCGCATTGTGGCGGTGGAAAAGGGACGTGGCAGCGTGGAAAGTGGCATTGAGTTTATTAAAACGTTTGAAAAAATCTACGTTCACCCAAGCTGCAAACAAACATTGAATGAATTGAATTTATACAGCTACAAAACTGACCGATTGAGCGGTGATGTGTTGCCTGTGTTGGTGGACGCGTTTAATCATTATCTTGATGCACTACGTTACGCGCTTGAACCGCTGATTAAGCAAGCAAGTAAACCCAAACGGGTGGATTTTAGATTGTAG
- a CDS encoding ParB N-terminal domain-containing protein: protein MKTDLQKYELVTVKRSQLHEHPKNPRVISESAKKKLKEKMRQVGLLQPPIVNKRSDGRLVILGGHQRIGVMDSLNRYQNGKNDYELDVALVEIDEQAELEMLVFLNNPSASGTWDTDLLAEINQDLGIDFGDMGFDKIDVDLLFDGDARFSELFADNVEVDETKNALAEIKEHRKESTARLKEENKADFYAVIVCRDQTEKDNLMAVLHLPKYETMISADTVLSAVKG from the coding sequence ATGAAAACTGATTTGCAAAAATATGAACTAGTAACAGTTAAACGTAGTCAATTGCACGAACACCCAAAAAATCCGCGCGTGATTTCTGAAAGTGCGAAAAAGAAACTGAAAGAAAAAATGCGCCAAGTTGGATTATTGCAACCGCCTATTGTGAACAAGCGTTCTGATGGGCGGCTGGTTATTTTAGGTGGGCATCAAAGAATAGGCGTAATGGATAGCTTGAACCGTTATCAAAACGGTAAAAATGACTACGAGCTTGATGTGGCACTGGTTGAAATTGATGAACAAGCTGAATTGGAAATGTTGGTATTTCTGAATAATCCGTCTGCAAGCGGTACATGGGACACAGATTTACTGGCTGAAATCAATCAAGATTTAGGTATTGATTTTGGCGATATGGGCTTTGATAAAATTGACGTGGATTTGCTTTTTGACGGTGATGCGCGGTTTTCTGAACTGTTTGCTGATAACGTAGAAGTTGATGAAACAAAAAACGCACTGGCAGAAATCAAAGAACATCGTAAGGAAAGTACCGCACGTTTGAAAGAAGAAAATAAAGCGGATTTTTACGCTGTTATTGTGTGCCGCGACCAAACTGAAAAAGACAATTTAATGGCGGTGTTACATTTACCCAAATACGAAACAATGATTAGCGCAGATACAGTGTTGTCTGCTGTGAAAGGTTAA
- a CDS encoding phosphoadenosine phosphosulfate reductase family protein yields MSNLLFETIKAASRISDKCIVFFSGGKDSIVTLDLCARYFKKIHVVFMYSVPNLSFQEANLRWYESKYGIKIERIPHFMISEWLRLGTFRKADFSVPIVSINDVYNYARISNDMWWIAAGERIADSIVRRAMIKNSGSIDEKRGRIYPVAHFSKADIMRYIQYHSLKLAPESRWLGHSFRSLDGKEMLLVKQYYPQDYEKIRAWFPFVDAAIKQYEMTQNEN; encoded by the coding sequence ATGTCTAACTTGTTATTTGAAACAATCAAAGCTGCAAGCAGAATATCTGATAAGTGCATCGTGTTTTTCTCGGGCGGTAAAGACAGTATTGTTACGCTGGATTTATGCGCTCGTTATTTTAAAAAAATCCATGTGGTTTTTATGTACTCCGTGCCAAACTTGTCGTTTCAAGAGGCAAATTTGCGTTGGTACGAATCAAAGTATGGGATTAAGATTGAGCGTATTCCGCATTTTATGATTTCTGAATGGCTACGTTTAGGCACATTTCGCAAGGCGGATTTTTCTGTACCTATAGTGTCTATTAACGATGTTTACAATTATGCGCGTATCAGTAATGATATGTGGTGGATTGCAGCTGGGGAGCGTATCGCAGATAGCATTGTGCGCCGTGCAATGATTAAAAATTCAGGCAGCATTGATGAAAAGCGTGGGCGTATTTATCCAGTCGCGCATTTTTCCAAAGCCGATATTATGCGCTACATTCAATACCATAGTTTGAAACTAGCCCCTGAATCGCGTTGGCTTGGGCATTCGTTCCGCTCACTTGACGGCAAAGAAATGTTATTAGTTAAACAATATTATCCGCAAGATTATGAAAAAATCCGTGCATGGTTTCCATTTGTGGACGCAGCGATTAAACAATATGAGATGACACAAAATGAAAACTGA
- a CDS encoding ASCH domain-containing protein produces MKALSVRFPFAMDILLGLKTIELRSRPTNHRGELLIVSSKSGVEYYCKNTETGELFEAPKGAMMCVVKVVDCRPATPEDAELAFCEEEDIKEGTWAWVLEPQYLTEFKPCAGKLNLFDVDDNLIQKNHDKDEFVSQFQKVERTKGKYPYIAEF; encoded by the coding sequence ATGAAAGCATTAAGTGTGCGGTTCCCATTCGCTATGGACATTTTATTGGGTTTAAAAACGATTGAGTTACGCAGTCGTCCAACAAATCACCGTGGTGAATTATTGATTGTCTCTTCAAAATCAGGTGTTGAATATTATTGTAAAAACACCGAAACAGGAGAGTTATTTGAAGCTCCAAAAGGTGCGATGATGTGCGTAGTAAAAGTAGTTGATTGCCGCCCTGCTACCCCTGAAGATGCCGAATTGGCATTTTGTGAAGAAGAAGATATTAAAGAAGGTACATGGGCGTGGGTGCTTGAACCGCAATATCTAACCGAATTTAAACCTTGTGCTGGTAAATTAAATTTGTTTGATGTTGATGATAATTTGATTCAAAAAAATCACGACAAAGATGAATTTGTTAGTCAGTTTCAAAAAGTTGAAAGAACCAAAGGCAAATATCCATATATTGCTGAATTTTAA
- a CDS encoding transcriptional regulator — translation MQEKNQYFVTMLHDAHLTQAQLAEIFGITRTAISRWHKIGVPQYAQAYLILRAEYIELQKQHNKGCLRQPKTKSK, via the coding sequence ATGCAAGAAAAAAATCAATATTTTGTTACTATGTTACATGATGCCCATTTGACACAAGCACAACTGGCAGAAATTTTCGGAATAACTCGAACAGCCATCAGCCGTTGGCATAAAATAGGTGTCCCACAATACGCGCAAGCATACCTAATTTTACGCGCTGAATATATTGAGTTGCAAAAGCAACACAACAAAGGCTGCCTGAGGCAGCCTAAAACGAAGTCTAAATAA